The Streptomyces cyanogenus DNA segment ACGGACTGTCCGCGATCGAGCGGATCAGTACGTTCCGCGAACCGCCGGTGATCGTCGTGCTCACCACGTTCGACGCGGACCACCATGTGATGCGCGCCTTGCGTGCCGGTGCGGCCGGATTCCTGCTGAAATCCACTCCTCCCGAGGACCTGATCAACCTTGTGCGGGTCGCGGCCGACGGGCACACGGTGCTGTCACCGGCCGCCACGCGCAGGCTGGTGGCCGGCGTGTCCGGCCGGCATGCCACGCGGGAGCGCGGCCAGGGCCTGCTGAGCGAACTCACCAAGCGTGAGCGGGAAGTTCTGTCGTGCCTGAGCAAGGGCATGTCGAACGCCCAGATCGCCAAGGCACTGCACCTCACCGAGCCCACGGTGAAGGGCTATGTATCCCGCCTACTGGTGAAGCTGGACTGTGACAACCGCACCCAGGCTGGACTGCTCGGGTACGAGGCGGGGCTCGCGTCCGGCTGACTCATTCAGGCGGCGGGCCGGAGGGGCCCACCAGTCCTCGGGTCAGGACGGCCGCGGCCGGGTGCCCCTGCCCCGGAAGCGGTTGATCGCGCCCAGGTGCTTCTCACGCAGAGCGGGGTCGGTCACGCCCAGACCCTCCTCGGGGGCCAGGCACAGCACACCGACCTTGCCCTGGTGGAAGTTGCGGTGCACCTCGTAGGCGGCCTGGCCGGTGTCCTCCAGGGAGTACACCTGAGACAGCGTGGGGTGGATCCGGCCCTTCGCGATGAGCCGGTTGGCCTCCCACGCCTCACGGTAGTTGGCGAAGTGGGAACCGACGATCCGCTTGAGCGACATCCACAGGTAGCGGTTGTCGTACTCGTGCCGGTAGCCCGACGTCGAGGCACAGGTGACGATCGTGCCGCCCTTCCTCGTCACGAACACCGATGCGCCGAAGGTCTCGCGTCCCGGGTGCTCGAAGACGATGTCCACGTCCTCGCCGCCGGTCAGCTCCCGGATGCGCTTGCCGAAGCGCTTCCACTCCCTTGGGTCCTGGGTCTGCTCGTCCTTCCAGAACCGGTAGTCCTCGGCACTGCGGTCGATGATCGCCTCGGCGCCCATGGAACGGCAGATGTCCGCCTTCTCCGGTGAGGAGACGACGCAGACCGGGTTGGCGCCGCCGGCGAGCGCGTACTGCGTTGCGTACGAACCGAGGCCACCGCTCGCGCCCCAGATCAGGATGTTGTCCCCCTGCTTCATCTGGGCACCGTTGCGGGACACCAGCTGCCGGTAGGCCGTCGAGTTGACCAGGCCCGAGGCCGCGGCCTCCTCCCAGCTCAGGTGCTGCGGTTTGGGCATCAGCTGGTTCGACTTGACCAGTGCGAGCTGTGCCAGACCACCGAAGTTGGTCTCGAAGCCCCAGATGCGCTGCTCGGGGTCGAGCATCGTGTCGTCGTGGCCGTCGGGAGCCTCCAGCTCCACCGACAGACAGTGCGCGACCACCCGGTCCCCCGGCTTCCAGTTGTTCACTCCTATGCCGGTGCGCAGCACGACGCCCGCGAGGTCGGAGCCGATGATGTGGTAAGGGAGATCGTGGCGTTTGGCCAGCTCGCTGACCCGACCGTAGCGGTCCAGGAACCCGAAGGTCGACAGCGGCTCGAAGATCGAGCTCCATACGGTGTTGTAGTTGACCGAGGAGGCCATGACGGCCACCAGGGCCTCGCCCGGGCCCAGCTCGGGCACCGGGACGTCCTCCACGTGCAGCGACTTGCGAGAGTCCCGCTCAGGGCCCGGTATCCCGGCGAAAATGTCGGCCTCGTCCCGGTGCACGGTGACCGCGCGGTACGAACCGGGCAACGGCAAGGACGCGAAGTCTGCGGCGGTGACGGCACCGCCGCCTGGTGCGGTCGACGCCTCGATCGCATCGAGGATGTGCTTCACAGTGGCCTCCAGCCGGTCGGACTGACGGTCCACTCAAACCCGCGGCAAGCACCGCCGTGCCCGTCATGGGCGCCGTGTGGGGGCCGGCGCCACGGAACAGGGGCCTGGATAGGGGGC contains these protein-coding regions:
- the ccrA gene encoding crotonyl-CoA carboxylase/reductase; its protein translation is MKHILDAIEASTAPGGGAVTAADFASLPLPGSYRAVTVHRDEADIFAGIPGPERDSRKSLHVEDVPVPELGPGEALVAVMASSVNYNTVWSSIFEPLSTFGFLDRYGRVSELAKRHDLPYHIIGSDLAGVVLRTGIGVNNWKPGDRVVAHCLSVELEAPDGHDDTMLDPEQRIWGFETNFGGLAQLALVKSNQLMPKPQHLSWEEAAASGLVNSTAYRQLVSRNGAQMKQGDNILIWGASGGLGSYATQYALAGGANPVCVVSSPEKADICRSMGAEAIIDRSAEDYRFWKDEQTQDPREWKRFGKRIRELTGGEDVDIVFEHPGRETFGASVFVTRKGGTIVTCASTSGYRHEYDNRYLWMSLKRIVGSHFANYREAWEANRLIAKGRIHPTLSQVYSLEDTGQAAYEVHRNFHQGKVGVLCLAPEEGLGVTDPALREKHLGAINRFRGRGTRPRPS
- a CDS encoding response regulator; this translates as MSGEPIRVLLVDDEPMVCAHLRTILGSADDLEVVDQAHDGAAAVESVVRFRPDVVLMDLRMPGVDGLSAIERISTFREPPVIVVLTTFDADHHVMRALRAGAAGFLLKSTPPEDLINLVRVAADGHTVLSPAATRRLVAGVSGRHATRERGQGLLSELTKREREVLSCLSKGMSNAQIAKALHLTEPTVKGYVSRLLVKLDCDNRTQAGLLGYEAGLASG